One part of the Vitis riparia cultivar Riparia Gloire de Montpellier isolate 1030 chromosome 15, EGFV_Vit.rip_1.0, whole genome shotgun sequence genome encodes these proteins:
- the LOC117931522 gene encoding ranBP2-type zinc finger protein At1g67325-like encodes MSSAKVKNNGSFGSKRSRNDASRNEGDWTCPKCGNMNFGFRTVCNRGKCGAPRPPATPSAPITSPYNHPPPFYFGGVGAPPPMPLGGPSRYGPPIPVPGMHYDYSPGNVHGPYGLLTTFPPGGMGYGSGPAISGYGFGFQGPPWAGGGMPDGTASRKRRGGPDGLSEGDWVCPKCDNVNFAFRTTCNMKKCGAARPSSGPSRSDSGAPEGSWTCSKCENLNYPFRTVCNRKGCGNEKPASDE; translated from the exons CTTCACGGAATGAAGGAGATTGGACCTGTCCTAAATGTGGGAACATGAATTTTGGGTTTAGAACTGTCTGCAATCGTGGAAAATGTGGTGCTCCTCGACCTCCAGCTACTCCG TCTGCTCCTATTACTAGCCCTTATAATCACCCTCCTCCCTTTTATTTCGGAGGTGTTGGGGCTCCTCCTCCCATGCCTCTTGGAGGTCCCAGCAGATATGGCCCCCCAATACCAGTCCCTGGAATGCATTATGACTATTCACCTGGGAATGTTCATGGACCATATGGCCTTCTCACCACATTTCCCCCTGGAG GCATGGGTTATGGTTCAGGTCCTGCTATCAGTGGATATGGATTTGGCTTTCAGGGACCCCCATGGGCTGGAGGAGGCATGCCAGATGGCACTGCCTCTCGAAAACGTCGTGGAG GGCCAGATGGTTTATCTGAAGGGGATTGGGTTTGCCCCAAATGTGACAATGTTAACTTTGCTTTTAGAACCACTTGCAACATGAAGAAATGTGGAGCCGCTAGGCCTTCTTCT GGACCAAGCCGGTCAGATTCTGGTGCCCCAGAAGGTAGCTGGACTTGTAGCAAATGTGAAAACCTCAACTACCCTTTCCGAACAGTTTGCAACCGCAAGGGTTGTGGAAATGAGAAACCAGCTTCTGATGAGTAA